From a region of the Thermomonas sp. HDW16 genome:
- a CDS encoding homoserine dehydrogenase, producing MSACITPLRGYGQRQARVALLGTGTVGSAVWARLASWADTPLHGRLSLVHVANSRFAISNHNGIPADTRDLLLWNSPDESSLDAVDDVLSGAGTRIVIDATASEVVAERHAQWLAGGIHVVTACKLGQGESLARWRGIQFSRVRGNTHYGDSATVGAGLPLLRTLHELQAGGDRIHAIAGVLSGSLAWLFNHYDGKRRFSTFVRAARDAGYTEPDPRDDLSGADVRRKLLILSRAAGHMLETDSVQVDSLVPPALAALAQDDVDEALPSLDAPLRERYAAAYKNGEKLRFIARLQAGGLATVGLESLAADHPLAGGTGTDNRVAIWSDRYSVQPLVIQGPGAGAGVTAAALLDDALRITRGA from the coding sequence ATGAGTGCGTGCATTACTCCGCTGCGAGGCTACGGCCAGCGCCAGGCACGGGTGGCGCTGCTCGGCACCGGCACCGTCGGCAGCGCCGTTTGGGCGCGGCTGGCATCTTGGGCAGACACGCCGCTCCACGGCCGATTGTCGCTGGTGCACGTGGCGAATTCGCGCTTCGCGATCAGCAACCACAATGGTATTCCGGCTGATACGCGCGATCTGCTGCTATGGAATTCGCCAGACGAGAGCTCGCTGGATGCGGTGGATGACGTCCTGTCTGGCGCGGGTACGCGTATCGTGATCGATGCCACTGCCTCCGAAGTGGTGGCGGAGCGTCATGCGCAGTGGCTAGCCGGCGGGATCCACGTGGTGACTGCCTGCAAGCTGGGGCAGGGCGAATCCCTTGCGCGTTGGCGCGGGATCCAGTTTTCGCGCGTGCGCGGCAATACGCACTATGGCGATAGTGCCACTGTTGGTGCGGGATTGCCGTTACTGCGCACCCTGCACGAATTGCAAGCGGGTGGAGATCGCATCCATGCCATCGCTGGCGTGCTCTCCGGTTCATTGGCGTGGTTGTTCAACCACTACGATGGCAAGCGCCGGTTTTCCACGTTCGTTCGTGCCGCGCGCGATGCCGGCTACACCGAGCCGGATCCGCGCGACGATCTTTCCGGTGCAGATGTCCGCCGCAAACTGTTGATCCTGTCGCGCGCGGCTGGTCATATGCTGGAAACCGATTCCGTGCAGGTCGATTCGCTGGTGCCGCCCGCGCTCGCCGCGCTTGCACAGGACGACGTCGACGAGGCGCTGCCATCGCTGGACGCACCGCTGCGGGAGCGCTATGCGGCGGCATACAAGAATGGCGAGAAGTTGCGCTTCATTGCGCGATTACAAGCTGGAGGACTGGCTACGGTGGGGCTTGAATCGTTGGCCGCCGATCACCCGTTGGCCGGTGGTACCGGCACCGACAATCGGGTGGCAATCTGGTCGGATCGCTACAGCGTACAGCCTTTGGTGATCCAGGGGCCTGGTGCAGGGGCTGGCGTCACCGCAGCCGCGCTGCTGGACGATGCCTTGCGCATCACGCGTGGGGCCTGA
- a CDS encoding EAL domain-containing protein, whose protein sequence is MIAVFYLRTPTDVTLFWPAAGIGFAAVIRYGLVEVLIIPAALLLLHLFVLPVPPLFLAYSLVSNTLATLVAGWYVRRSRQHERRIHLRTSDGFMLLRGGVLLSLVSATLGSVGMLHSGMTPSADIPRVFVQWALGDLLGVTCLEPLLIYLLYQKQDIPTTRIVNRLELLAWCVLVVLMLGLVYLTGKLGSQYPLALASLPLGLLLWSAVRYPPLITLVGTSLVIICVSAMTGLGVGGLDRPQTVHDGVLLMAMLVMYSIIPVLLLASRHEHEYATAALHQRATQDTLTGLLNRDAFEEQARTLLAEGKATLTLLYVDLDHFKLVNDSASHVAGDEMIRGVAALFREEFGGGALIARTGGDEFAVLATLDERAASTRARRLLAAIEKLRVAWQGQNLGTTASIGMATSQPPHQAFDELLSQTDAACFAAKELGGNRSFAAASNPDEIRQRTRAMHTANAAREALDQRRFALWCQPIVDLRDPGPRQSHFEVLVRWFDTDGKLRPPAELVAAAERYRLGPRLDRYVLDATLEWLEQHPEAAARVEQCSINVGGTTLVDEDFGDYVSARLRRSPLRAEQLCLEITETSVVRDMTRARGFIGRMRDLGCRFALDDFGTGFCSFGYLRDLDVDYLKIDGSFVRDLDNAGLSESVVRSITEIAHVLGKRAVAEQAETELQLRQLRDIGVDYAQGYVFQRPRPIEDFFS, encoded by the coding sequence GTGATCGCGGTGTTTTACCTGCGTACCCCGACCGACGTCACCCTGTTCTGGCCAGCCGCCGGCATCGGCTTCGCTGCAGTCATCCGCTACGGACTGGTGGAGGTGCTGATCATCCCGGCGGCGTTATTGCTGCTGCACCTGTTCGTGCTGCCGGTACCACCGCTCTTCCTGGCCTATTCGCTGGTCAGCAACACCCTGGCTACGCTGGTGGCTGGCTGGTACGTGCGTCGCAGCCGCCAGCACGAGCGCCGCATCCACTTGCGTACCAGCGACGGCTTCATGCTGCTGCGCGGTGGCGTGCTGCTGAGCCTGGTCAGCGCAACGCTCGGCAGCGTCGGCATGCTTCATTCCGGGATGACCCCGTCTGCCGACATCCCGCGGGTGTTCGTGCAATGGGCGCTGGGCGACCTGCTGGGCGTGACCTGTCTTGAACCGCTGCTGATCTACCTGCTCTACCAGAAGCAGGACATTCCCACGACCAGGATCGTCAACCGTCTCGAACTGCTCGCCTGGTGCGTGTTGGTGGTGTTGATGCTGGGGCTGGTCTACCTGACCGGCAAACTGGGCAGCCAGTATCCGCTCGCCCTGGCCAGCCTGCCGCTGGGTCTGCTGCTGTGGTCTGCGGTGCGATATCCGCCGCTGATCACCCTGGTCGGCACGTCGCTCGTGATCATCTGCGTCAGCGCAATGACGGGACTGGGCGTCGGCGGCCTGGATCGCCCGCAAACCGTGCATGACGGCGTGCTGCTGATGGCGATGCTGGTGATGTATTCGATCATCCCCGTGTTGCTGCTGGCTTCCAGGCACGAGCACGAGTACGCCACTGCGGCGCTGCACCAGCGCGCGACCCAGGACACCCTGACCGGACTGCTCAACCGCGACGCCTTCGAGGAACAGGCGCGCACGCTGCTGGCCGAGGGCAAAGCCACGCTGACCCTACTCTACGTCGATCTCGACCACTTCAAGCTGGTCAACGACTCCGCCAGCCACGTGGCCGGCGACGAAATGATCCGCGGCGTGGCGGCACTGTTCCGCGAGGAGTTCGGCGGCGGCGCCTTGATCGCGCGCACCGGCGGCGACGAATTCGCGGTGCTGGCGACGCTCGACGAACGCGCCGCCAGTACCCGCGCACGACGCTTGCTGGCAGCCATCGAAAAACTGCGCGTGGCCTGGCAGGGGCAGAATTTGGGAACCACGGCGAGCATCGGCATGGCGACCAGCCAGCCACCGCACCAGGCTTTCGACGAATTGCTGTCGCAGACCGACGCCGCCTGCTTCGCGGCAAAGGAACTCGGCGGCAATCGCTCGTTCGCTGCTGCATCCAATCCGGACGAAATCCGCCAGCGCACGCGCGCGATGCATACCGCCAACGCCGCGCGCGAGGCCCTGGACCAGCGCCGCTTCGCGCTGTGGTGCCAACCGATCGTCGACCTGCGCGACCCCGGGCCGCGACAGTCGCATTTCGAAGTGCTGGTACGCTGGTTCGATACCGACGGAAAGCTGCGTCCGCCCGCGGAACTGGTCGCCGCCGCCGAACGCTACCGGCTCGGCCCGCGGCTGGATCGCTACGTGCTGGATGCCACGCTGGAATGGCTGGAACAGCACCCGGAAGCCGCCGCGCGGGTCGAGCAATGCAGTATCAACGTCGGCGGCACCACACTGGTCGACGAGGACTTCGGCGATTACGTCTCCGCACGCCTGCGCCGCAGCCCGTTGCGCGCCGAGCAGCTGTGCCTGGAAATCACCGAAACCAGCGTAGTGCGCGACATGACCCGCGCGCGCGGCTTCATCGGCCGCATGCGCGATCTTGGTTGCCGCTTCGCGCTGGACGACTTCGGCACCGGTTTCTGTTCGTTCGGCTACCTGCGCGACCTCGACGTGGACTACCTGAAGATCGACGGCAGCTTCGTGCGCGACCTAGACAATGCCGGGCTGTCGGAATCGGTGGTGCGTTCGATTACCGAGATCGCGCACGTGCTGGGCAAGCGCGCCGTCGCCGAGCAGGCCGAAACCGAGTTGCAGCTGCGCCAGCTGCGCGATATCGGCGTGGACTACGCACAGGGCTACGTCTTCCAGCGGCCGCGGCCGATCGAGGATTTCTTCTCCTGA
- a CDS encoding L-serine ammonia-lyase encodes MAVSTFDLYKIGIGPSSSHTVGPMRAAARFVEHHLTEAGRLQDVARIRAEVFGSLALTGRGHGTDKAVLMGLEGHWPNQIDPDIIPTALERIRGEKKLRLHGQHEIAFNEKSDLVMNKRQKLPFHTNGMRFIAFDADGGEIASRDYYSVGGGFVVNQDEAAEDRIVADTTELAWPFHTGNELLEQCERSGLSIARLMFANEKAWRSETEIHAGLRELWQAMQDCMARGIREHGTLPGGLHVTRRAPSLHAELSAKPEAAMRDPLTVLDWVNLYALAVNEENAAGGRVVTAPTNGAAGIIPAVLHYYDRFCPGASEQGVFDFLLTAAAVGILYKENASISGAEVGCQGEVGVACSMAAAGLTAALGGSPGQIENAAEIGMEHNLGLTCDPIGGLVQIPCIERNAMGAVKAINASRMALRGDGKHKVSLDKVIKTMRDTGRDMQDKYKETSRGGLAVNVIEC; translated from the coding sequence ATGGCCGTTTCCACGTTCGACCTCTACAAGATCGGCATCGGCCCGAGCTCCTCGCATACGGTCGGGCCGATGCGCGCCGCCGCGCGCTTCGTCGAACACCACCTCACGGAAGCCGGCCGGCTGCAGGACGTGGCACGCATCCGTGCCGAGGTGTTCGGCTCGCTGGCACTGACCGGACGCGGCCATGGCACCGACAAGGCGGTATTGATGGGACTGGAGGGCCATTGGCCGAACCAGATCGATCCGGACATCATCCCTACCGCGCTGGAGCGCATCCGCGGCGAGAAAAAACTCCGCCTGCACGGCCAGCATGAGATCGCCTTCAACGAAAAAAGCGACCTGGTGATGAACAAGCGGCAGAAGTTACCGTTCCACACCAACGGCATGCGCTTCATCGCCTTCGACGCGGACGGCGGCGAGATCGCCTCCCGCGACTATTACTCGGTGGGCGGCGGCTTCGTGGTCAACCAGGACGAAGCGGCCGAGGATCGCATCGTCGCCGACACCACCGAACTGGCGTGGCCGTTCCATACCGGCAACGAATTGCTGGAGCAATGCGAGCGCAGTGGCTTGTCGATCGCCCGGCTGATGTTCGCGAACGAGAAGGCCTGGCGCAGCGAAACCGAGATCCACGCCGGCCTGCGCGAGCTGTGGCAGGCGATGCAGGATTGCATGGCGCGCGGCATCCGCGAGCACGGCACCCTGCCCGGCGGCTTGCACGTGACACGGCGCGCACCATCGCTGCACGCAGAATTGTCGGCCAAGCCGGAAGCGGCGATGCGCGATCCGCTGACCGTCCTCGACTGGGTCAATCTGTACGCGCTCGCGGTGAACGAGGAAAACGCCGCCGGCGGCCGCGTGGTCACGGCGCCAACCAACGGCGCGGCCGGCATCATCCCGGCGGTGTTGCATTACTACGACCGCTTCTGCCCCGGCGCCAGCGAACAGGGCGTGTTCGATTTCCTGCTCACCGCGGCGGCGGTCGGCATCCTCTACAAGGAAAACGCCAGCATCAGTGGCGCGGAAGTCGGGTGCCAGGGCGAAGTTGGCGTGGCCTGTTCGATGGCGGCGGCCGGCCTGACCGCCGCGCTTGGCGGCAGCCCCGGGCAGATCGAGAATGCCGCCGAGATCGGCATGGAGCACAACCTGGGCCTGACCTGCGATCCGATCGGCGGACTGGTGCAGATTCCGTGCATCGAGCGCAACGCGATGGGCGCGGTCAAGGCGATCAACGCCAGTCGGATGGCCCTGCGTGGCGACGGCAAGCACAAGGTCAGCCTGGACAAGGTGATCAAGACCATGCGCGATACCGGCCGCGACATGCAGGACAAGTACAAGGAAACCAGCCGAGGCGGGCTGGCAGTGAACGTCATCGAATGTTGA
- a CDS encoding glutaredoxin family protein, with amino-acid sequence MALILYQRDTCHLCDLALEVLAQVRAPEFESVFIDDDDTLEERYGVRVPVLRDDSRGIELDWPFDAAQLQALFAR; translated from the coding sequence ATGGCCCTTATCCTCTACCAGCGCGACACCTGCCACCTGTGCGACCTGGCGCTGGAGGTGCTGGCACAGGTGCGTGCACCGGAGTTCGAAAGCGTGTTCATCGACGACGACGACACGCTGGAGGAGCGCTACGGCGTGCGCGTGCCGGTGCTGCGCGACGACTCGCGTGGCATCGAACTGGATTGGCCGTTCGATGCCGCGCAGTTGCAGGCGCTGTTCGCGCGCTGA
- a CDS encoding YceI family protein, producing MPHESRLIVPALLSVLLSAPVFAADYAQAPGSSLAFAGRYQGEVFIGKFPGFNTRFSFDPKQLAGSKLEVAIPLATASTGNADYDGELRGNAFFNSAAFPHAKYVATKFRALGGGRYAADGTLSLRGVNKPVTLEFTWTPGAKPVLSGKATVKRLDFGVGGGDWADTTLIPDAIAISTKVVFAPAK from the coding sequence ATGCCGCATGAAAGCCGCCTGATCGTACCGGCCTTGCTGTCGGTCTTGCTGTCGGCCCCGGTCTTCGCCGCGGACTACGCACAAGCGCCCGGCTCCAGCCTGGCCTTCGCCGGCAGGTACCAAGGCGAGGTCTTCATCGGGAAATTCCCCGGCTTCAATACCCGGTTTTCATTCGATCCGAAGCAACTGGCAGGCTCGAAGCTGGAGGTGGCGATCCCGTTGGCCACCGCCAGCACCGGCAACGCCGACTACGACGGCGAGCTGCGCGGCAATGCGTTCTTCAACAGCGCGGCATTCCCGCATGCAAAGTACGTCGCCACGAAATTCCGTGCCCTGGGTGGCGGTCGATACGCCGCGGACGGCACGTTGTCGCTGCGTGGCGTGAACAAGCCGGTGACGCTCGAGTTCACCTGGACGCCCGGCGCCAAGCCCGTGCTCAGCGGCAAGGCCACGGTGAAGCGGCTGGACTTCGGCGTGGGCGGCGGCGACTGGGCCGACACCACGCTGATTCCGGACGCCATCGCGATCAGCACCAAGGTGGTATTCGCCCCGGCGAAGTGA
- a CDS encoding cytochrome b, with protein sequence MPLKNTRDQWGTVSKTLHWLVVALILAMAWLGLTMGDMPNGPDKIARYALHKSIGISILALMALRLLWRLYAGAPDPVPGTPRWQERIATLTHWALYALLFAVPVSGWVMNSAAGFPLQWFGLFNLPAIAGKDHDLHELTEEMHELLFWAMATVAVLHAAAAFYHHLFQRDATLARMLPAGRPRTDATENHDAA encoded by the coding sequence ATGCCGCTGAAAAACACCAGGGATCAATGGGGCACGGTCAGCAAGACGCTGCATTGGCTGGTCGTGGCACTGATCCTGGCGATGGCGTGGCTGGGCCTGACCATGGGCGACATGCCGAATGGTCCGGACAAGATCGCCCGGTACGCGCTGCACAAGTCGATCGGCATCAGCATCCTCGCACTGATGGCCTTACGCCTGCTGTGGCGCCTTTACGCGGGTGCGCCGGATCCAGTGCCTGGCACACCGCGCTGGCAGGAACGCATTGCCACGCTCACGCACTGGGCGCTGTACGCCTTGCTGTTCGCGGTCCCGGTCAGCGGCTGGGTGATGAATTCAGCGGCGGGTTTCCCCCTGCAGTGGTTCGGGCTGTTCAACCTGCCCGCCATCGCAGGCAAGGATCACGACCTGCACGAACTGACCGAAGAAATGCACGAACTGCTGTTCTGGGCAATGGCGACCGTGGCCGTGCTGCATGCAGCGGCGGCCTTCTACCACCACCTGTTCCAGCGCGACGCCACCCTCGCCCGCATGCTGCCGGCCGGCCGGCCGCGCACCGATGCAACGGAGAACCACGATGCCGCATGA
- a CDS encoding YceI family protein, with amino-acid sequence MHDAPSPRTYATTFIAVLCACTAARAGEPVRYAIDPVHTRVMFEIDHAGFSKAIGTVSGSEGSLLFDAEDWSTAKLDVAVPMQRLDMGDANWAMAVFAPRFLDVKHYPQARFVSSEVKQLEGNRGSVCGELTLHGVTRPLCMALTLNRIARYPLPPFRRTAGFSATATLKRSDFGMTSWQSLVGDSVELRIEAELTRQAGDAPAIAVEPNAH; translated from the coding sequence ATGCACGACGCACCGAGCCCGCGCACTTACGCCACCACCTTCATCGCGGTGCTGTGCGCCTGCACCGCGGCCAGGGCAGGCGAACCGGTGCGTTACGCCATCGACCCGGTGCATACGCGGGTCATGTTCGAGATCGACCACGCCGGTTTTTCCAAGGCGATCGGTACCGTGTCGGGCAGCGAGGGCAGCCTGCTGTTCGATGCCGAAGACTGGAGCACCGCAAAGCTGGACGTGGCGGTACCGATGCAGCGTCTGGACATGGGCGACGCGAACTGGGCCATGGCGGTGTTCGCGCCACGTTTCCTCGACGTGAAGCATTACCCACAAGCGCGTTTCGTCTCTTCCGAAGTGAAACAGCTGGAGGGCAACCGCGGCTCGGTCTGCGGCGAGCTGACGCTGCATGGCGTGACCCGCCCGCTGTGCATGGCGCTGACCCTCAATCGCATCGCGCGCTATCCCTTGCCGCCGTTCCGGCGCACCGCAGGCTTCTCCGCCACCGCCACGCTCAAGCGCAGCGACTTCGGGATGACCTCCTGGCAGTCGCTGGTCGGCGATAGCGTCGAGCTGCGCATCGAAGCCGAGCTGACGCGGCAAGCCGGCGACGCGCCCGCCATCGCCGTCGAACCCAACGCCCATTGA
- a CDS encoding hybrid sensor histidine kinase/response regulator, protein MLLRIGTILWLWLACACAFAAVPERPRFRIVGAEQGLPSTDIKALARDRDGYLWIATADGLARYDGVGIRVWQHQPGNLQGLPGNNVQALMVDAGNRVWAATEGGGISVLDAQRQAFVHYRKATHPQMGSDDVWAFANQGDTVWFGTYDGGLHRMDAQGRIRRYTAKRDGLPSDTVLALAVQADGSVWIGTDHGLARMRDGRIEGVRLTGTDEVPLVFSLTQQADGLWVGTSAGVWRLDAQGKWSQPAWSPMFHRPNAMNVIVRDGDGGLWIASQRGLWRQAGDEPPVPVRLAGPDMPRGINALLLDPEGGLWVPVAGLGLGYLRADWRQLAQYAGAADGLQGAMYRALAPSRDGGFLLGGFNGMVEQLSADGSLRTLDEDGIARLRGIKVLSIAEDRGGRLWLGHRNGLIRVGSDGAIDEWRVGDGLDATPRGQIDQLQVTADGSLWLSAPGGGVQQRDPASGHVLRDIPADAAHGLATGDIEALALSPHGEVWVAGADGMAMLDAVGNEFHPLPEFGAERVYALAFDGDATLWLQRQSGLVQYRRDGGAWRIGEQADTAHGVPAVGASGVQVDRHHRVWLSTSRGLYRYDPANRNLRRHGVRDGTTSQEYLDRALAMSTQGVLAAATADGGIVLVDTNAADPVSSRPSLRFDQLSVRRNGEWRDMPMPVGLLRLASGEREFRIRARLLAYADPESNRYWSKLDGFDHDWVALGANGERVFTGLAPGRYTLRIRARDAAGNAAKEQQLVFDVPPPWWRSWWAMGLYALLALLAMLAAAASYRARLKRRHAMQLNEEKRALAEQASDAKSRFLATLGHEVRTPMTGVLGMSELLRGSRLDEKQRSQVDAIHRAGEHLLRLVNDALDLARIEAGKLELANADFALRPLLDEVAGLMAPVAERKGLAFLDAMAGDVPAAVHGDRTRIQQILLNLLGNAIKFTETGHVALETTALSPQGVRFKVTDSGPGLSIEQQSRLFRRFEQAEGARTASRYGGSGLGLAISQELAAAMGGRIAVGSEPGRGTRFIVELPLASTGTVPQATSPAPLADSGALHLLLVEDDPIVVEVMLELLREQGHAVVHAAHGLAALSEAATRRFDAALLDLDLPGLDGLALARMLRAQGFAAPLLAVTARSDAEAETQARAAGFDDFLRKPVSGAVLAQALGAALR, encoded by the coding sequence ATGTTGCTAAGGATCGGCACCATCCTGTGGTTGTGGCTGGCCTGCGCCTGTGCGTTCGCGGCGGTGCCGGAGCGGCCGAGGTTCCGCATCGTCGGCGCCGAACAGGGATTGCCTTCGACCGACATCAAGGCGCTGGCGCGCGACCGCGACGGCTACCTGTGGATCGCCACGGCCGACGGTCTGGCGCGCTACGACGGCGTCGGTATCCGAGTCTGGCAGCACCAGCCCGGCAACCTGCAAGGCCTGCCGGGCAACAACGTGCAGGCATTGATGGTGGATGCCGGCAACCGCGTGTGGGCGGCGACCGAAGGCGGCGGAATCAGCGTGCTGGACGCGCAGCGGCAGGCGTTCGTCCATTACCGCAAGGCCACGCATCCGCAGATGGGCAGCGACGATGTCTGGGCCTTCGCGAATCAGGGCGATACGGTGTGGTTCGGCACCTATGACGGCGGCCTGCACCGGATGGATGCGCAAGGCCGCATCCGTCGCTACACCGCCAAGCGCGACGGCCTACCGTCCGACACGGTGCTGGCGTTGGCGGTACAGGCCGATGGCAGCGTATGGATCGGTACCGATCATGGGCTGGCGCGCATGCGCGACGGCCGCATCGAAGGCGTGCGCCTGACCGGAACCGACGAGGTGCCGCTGGTGTTTTCACTGACCCAACAGGCCGATGGCCTGTGGGTGGGTACCTCGGCCGGCGTGTGGCGATTGGATGCGCAAGGCAAATGGTCGCAACCGGCATGGTCGCCGATGTTCCATCGCCCGAACGCAATGAACGTCATCGTCCGCGACGGCGATGGCGGTCTCTGGATCGCCAGCCAGCGCGGCCTGTGGCGGCAAGCCGGCGACGAACCGCCGGTGCCGGTGCGACTGGCCGGGCCGGACATGCCGCGCGGCATCAATGCGCTGCTGCTCGATCCGGAAGGCGGCCTGTGGGTGCCGGTTGCGGGCCTGGGCCTGGGGTACTTGCGCGCCGACTGGCGGCAGCTGGCGCAATACGCCGGCGCTGCCGACGGTCTGCAGGGCGCGATGTACCGCGCATTGGCGCCATCGCGCGACGGCGGGTTCTTGCTGGGCGGTTTCAACGGCATGGTCGAGCAGCTGTCCGCGGACGGCAGCCTTCGCACGCTGGACGAAGACGGCATCGCCCGCCTGCGCGGGATCAAGGTGTTGTCCATCGCGGAGGACCGCGGCGGGCGTCTGTGGCTGGGGCATCGCAACGGGCTGATACGCGTGGGCAGTGATGGCGCCATCGATGAATGGCGCGTCGGCGACGGACTCGATGCAACGCCGCGCGGGCAAATCGACCAGCTGCAGGTCACGGCCGATGGCAGCCTCTGGCTGTCCGCACCCGGCGGCGGCGTGCAGCAGCGCGACCCCGCGAGCGGCCATGTGCTGCGCGATATTCCCGCGGACGCCGCGCATGGCTTGGCGACTGGCGATATCGAGGCGTTGGCGCTGTCGCCGCATGGCGAGGTCTGGGTGGCCGGTGCGGACGGCATGGCGATGCTGGATGCTGTCGGCAACGAATTCCACCCATTGCCCGAGTTTGGTGCCGAGCGCGTGTACGCACTGGCATTCGATGGCGATGCCACGCTGTGGTTGCAGCGCCAGTCCGGACTCGTGCAATACCGCCGCGATGGCGGTGCATGGCGCATCGGCGAGCAAGCCGATACCGCCCACGGCGTGCCGGCAGTGGGCGCATCCGGCGTGCAGGTGGACCGCCACCACCGGGTCTGGTTGTCGACGTCGCGCGGGCTTTACCGCTACGACCCGGCCAACCGCAACCTGCGCCGCCATGGCGTGCGCGATGGCACCACCAGCCAGGAATACCTGGATCGTGCGCTGGCGATGAGCACGCAAGGCGTGCTGGCGGCCGCCACTGCCGATGGCGGCATCGTGCTGGTGGATACCAATGCGGCCGATCCCGTGTCGTCGCGCCCATCGCTGCGCTTCGACCAGCTCTCGGTACGCCGCAACGGCGAATGGCGGGACATGCCGATGCCGGTGGGATTGCTGCGGCTCGCGAGCGGCGAACGCGAGTTCCGCATCCGTGCGCGCCTGCTGGCATATGCGGATCCCGAATCCAACCGCTACTGGTCGAAGCTGGACGGGTTCGACCACGATTGGGTGGCGCTTGGCGCGAACGGCGAGCGCGTGTTCACCGGACTTGCGCCCGGCCGTTACACGTTGCGTATCCGCGCGCGAGATGCCGCCGGAAACGCGGCGAAGGAGCAGCAGCTGGTATTCGATGTGCCCCCGCCGTGGTGGCGCAGTTGGTGGGCGATGGGGTTGTACGCGCTGTTGGCGTTGCTTGCGATGCTCGCCGCGGCCGCGTCCTACCGTGCCAGGCTGAAGCGCCGCCATGCGATGCAACTCAACGAGGAAAAGCGCGCATTGGCCGAACAGGCCTCCGATGCGAAATCGCGTTTCCTCGCCACGCTCGGCCACGAGGTGCGCACGCCGATGACCGGCGTACTGGGCATGAGCGAGCTGTTGCGCGGCAGCCGGCTGGACGAGAAGCAGCGCAGCCAGGTGGATGCGATCCATCGCGCCGGCGAGCACCTGTTGCGGCTGGTCAACGATGCATTGGATCTTGCCCGTATCGAAGCCGGTAAGTTGGAACTCGCGAATGCGGATTTCGCACTGCGCCCGCTGCTGGATGAAGTGGCCGGGCTGATGGCGCCGGTGGCCGAGCGCAAGGGACTGGCGTTCCTCGACGCGATGGCGGGAGACGTACCGGCTGCCGTGCATGGCGACCGTACCCGCATCCAGCAGATCCTGCTCAACCTGCTCGGCAATGCGATCAAGTTCACCGAAACCGGTCACGTGGCGTTGGAAACCACCGCGCTGTCGCCGCAAGGCGTGCGCTTCAAGGTGACCGACAGTGGCCCGGGGCTCAGCATCGAGCAACAATCGCGGCTGTTCCGCCGTTTCGAACAGGCCGAAGGCGCGCGCACTGCATCGCGTTATGGCGGCAGTGGGCTGGGGCTCGCAATCAGCCAGGAGCTCGCCGCGGCGATGGGCGGCCGCATCGCGGTGGGCAGCGAACCGGGGCGTGGCACCCGCTTCATCGTCGAGTTGCCGCTGGCATCCACCGGGACCGTGCCGCAGGCAACATCGCCGGCGCCGCTTGCAGACAGCGGCGCGTTGCATCTATTGCTGGTCGAAGACGATCCGATCGTCGTCGAGGTAATGCTGGAGCTGTTGCGCGAACAGGGCCATGCAGTGGTGCATGCCGCGCACGGATTGGCGGCGTTGTCGGAAGCCGCCACGCGCCGTTTCGATGCGGCCCTGCTCGATCTCGACCTGCCGGGGCTGGATGGCCTTGCGCTGGCGCGGATGTTGCGCGCGCAGGGTTTCGCGGCGCCGCTGCTGGCGGTGACCGCGCGTTCCGATGCGGAGGCGGAAACCCAGGCACGTGCGGCCGGTTTCGACGATTTCCTGCGCAAGCCGGTCAGCGGTGCGGTGCTCGCGCAGGCGCTGGGTGCGGCCCTGCGCTGA